The following DNA comes from Elusimicrobiota bacterium.
TTCTTCGCCGCCCTTTTTCTGGAAACGCCGGGGGTCGGCCACGTGCGGCCGCACGAACGGACTTTCCCGAAACACAAAGAAGACCGCCTGCATCTCATGCGGGCCACGCACGCGAACATCAGCCCCATTTTCGGGATTTTCATGGACCGGAAGCGCAAAGCCCAGGCGCTTCTGGCCCGGCGGATGCGGCAGAAGCCAACCGTGTCGGCAAAGGGTGACAAAGGGGTTAAGCATCGCCTCTGGCGCTGGAGCGATGCGGAAGCGATCAAGATTTTGACGGGCGCGCTTCGCGCGGAAGATGTTCTCATCGCGGACGGCCATCACCGCTACGAAACCGCCTGGAATTATGCCCAGGAAAGAGGCGGATTGCCGGGGGCTTACTCCGGACAGGACGCTTACCGGTATGTCATGACGTTTCTCTGCCCGCTGGAGGATCACGGCCTGGTGATTCAGCCGACGCACCGGCTGGTTCGCTGGCAGGCGCCGTGGGACGAATGGAAAAAGCAGATCGAACAATCGTTTGTTATCCAGCCGATCGCCGGTCTCCAGAAGATGATCTCAAGGCTTCAGTCTCCCCGGGAGAAAACATCCCTCGGCCTGGTCTTTGAAGGGGGGAAACTCTTCTGGCTGAAAGCCAGGTCTCGCGCGGTCGCCCTGCCGGTGGTCCCGCTTCATGAAGAAATTCTGAAAGATGTGCCGCTGGAAAAGATTAGCTACCTCCAGGACCCGAAAGAAGTGGCGCAAAGCGTCCGGAACGGCCAGGCCAACGCCGCCTTCCTTCTGCCGCCGCCGGATAAAGACGCCTTTGCCCGCCTGTGCAAGGCCGGGCAGCGCCTGCCGCAGAAATCCACCTACTTCTATCCCAAGCTCGCGACCGGCTTCGTCATGCGTTCCCTCGACGGCGAGGCCTGATGTACCCGTCTTTCAATCAATTCGCCCGTTGGGCCTCTCAATACCGCGCGGTCCCGATCTGGATCGAGCCGGAGCTGCCCGGCACCGATCTCCTGGACTGGGTGCATAGTCTCGCCGGCGCTCAGCAGCGGTTTTTCTTTCTTCATAGCGCCTCCGCCGGCACACAAGCCCGTTATTCCTACATCGCCCTGGATTCTCCGCGCTACAGCGTGGAGCTGGATGATCAAGCGCTCGTCCTCCGGTACCACGCCGACAACGGCGCGCGCCAGGACGCGCTCAAAATCGGCAATCCGTATCAGCGTTTCCATGATTGGTTCCGGCTGTTTACCGGGCCGCGGGTGGATGGCCTGCCTCCCTTCTGGGGCGGTGCCGTAGGTTATCTGGGATACGAAAGCGCCCAGTATGTGGATCCGAAATTAAAGTCCCTGTTTTCAGCGCGCCCCAAAGCCCAATCCCTGGCGCTGGAGCATTTCGGCGACCTGGAGTTCGGGGTTTTTGACGCGGTGGCCATTGTGGATCATGCTCGCGGCCGCCTCTGGATCGTGCATACGCTGCTCTTGCCGGAAGCCCGGACGCTATCGCCGAACCAGCTGGAACGGATCTATCGTCAGGCGCAGGACCGTTTGCGGCGATATGCCATCAAGCTCCAGCGGGCCGTTCATCAGCCCCGCGCGTGGGGAACGTTCCACACCGGCGACATCTGCTCCAACTGTTCGGAAGCGGCTTACCGGCTTATGGTGCGAAGAGCCAAAGGCCTTATTGCGGCCGGCGACATTTATCAGGGCAATTTAAGCCATGTTTTTTCCTCAACCTGGGAAGGGGATCCCTGGTCGTTGTACCGCCAGCTGTCGGCCATTAACCCGTCGCCCTATGCCGCGCTGTGGCGGTCCGGCAGCCGGTGGATGCTCAGCGCTTCTCCGGAGCTGCTGCTGCGCCAGGAGGCTGATCACGTGGAAACCCGGCCGATCGCCGGCACGTACCCGCGCGAGTTCCCTTCCGATGATCGCCAGGTCGCCCAGACGCTGCTCCGGGATACCAAAGAGCGGGCCGAACACATCATGCTGGTGGATCTGGAGCGCAACGATCTGGGGCGAGTGTGCCAGTCGCCATCCGTGCAGGTGTCGGAGGCGCTCACCCAGGAAATCTATTCCCATGTGGTGCATCTGGTCTCGGATGTCCGCGGGAGGCTGGCTCCCAACAAGACCTGGCTCGATACGCTGCGGGCTTGTTTCCCCGGCGGGACCATTACCGGCTGCCCCAAGCTCCGGGCGATCGAGGTCCTGCATAAGCTGGAGCCGCACCGGCGCGGCCCCTACACCGGCTCGCTGGGCTGGATTGGATTTAACGGAGATATAACGTTTAATATTCTCATTCGAACCTTCTTTATGGATAAAGGACGGATGAGTTTTGCGGTTGGCGCGGGGATTGTGGCGGATTCCGATCCGCTTCGCGAGTATCATGAAACGCTGTACAAGGCCCAGGCTCTTCTCCAGGCGCTCCAGGAACAAGGAGCAATAAAACCACCTCCCACTAAACTCCTATGAAAAAACTAACTGCTTACGCCATCGCTTGTTGTCTGATCGCCCCATGCGTATTCGCCAAGCCGGCGCAGGTTCCTGCTTCGAGCGTCCGGGAGGACGCCATCCTTCACCAGGTTCGGCTCCTCAATCAGATTCCCGAAGACCAGCTGAGCGATAGGAACGATCCCGGGTTTTCCATCATCAAAACGATTTACGACGAGGATGCTCCGGATTTCCTGACCTTGCGGAAGGTTCTGGGGAAAGCCCGTGTTCGAGCGTCGTTAACGCCCAGTGCGAAAGCCGTCCTGGCGGAGATCATCTCCCAGCGATGGGACACCTTTACCCTTTCAGGCAATCTGTGGCTGAGCGCTCTGCAAAGCCCCAACGCCGAGCTTCGCGACAAGGCTCGCCAGCACCTCGTGGCCTTCATTCAGAAGCCGCACATCCCGGTGTTGATTGACCTGCTCCGGAAGCCGGGGGCGAACCAGCCGGCCTATGAAATCTTAAGGGAAGTGACGGGGCAATCCATCGAGCCCACTCCGAAAAAATGGCAGAGCTGGTGGGCCAAAGCAAGTCGTAAGGCCGATCTGGTCGGCCATGTGTTAAAGGACACCCGGATGCAGATTCTGCAGCAACATATCGCCGGATTTGATCAGGAACGATTCTGGTATCTACCGGACGATGTCAAGAAAGCGAATCAGGGTTATTCGAGCCGGCCCCTGGCCGAACAGACGCTGGTGACGCGTTGGAGCGAATGGGTCGAGGCCGATGTCAAGCAGTACGTCGACGAATGGTCTCTTGTAAAACCCATTCTGGACCGCCTGATCCATCAGCCGGATCCGCGCGTGAATAAGTTTTTCGAACAGTTGTTGGAAGACCCCGGGATGGGCGATTATGCAGCCATCGTGCTGGCTTGGCGTGGCGGGGAGGCCTCCCTTCCGGCTATCCAGGCGGCCTATCAGCGTTTCCCTACGGTTGGGCGGGCGCTGGGAAGAGGGTCACTGGGGGACAAAATGGCCCTGAGGGATCTTCTGGGTCTCATCGAGAAAAAAGGAGCCCCTCTTTCCTTCTACATGATGGACGATAACGCGCGTTCTTACGCGAAAACCCTGCATACCGTCGGCGTGATTTCCGCGGAGCAGTCTTTTGAACTTCTGGCTCATCATGTGTGTGACTTCCGGGATGTGGATACGCGGCGCGAGAAGAAAAAAGCCATTAAAAAAGCCAAACAATGGCTCGACAAAAACTGGGATAAACTCACCTTCGACAGGCGCCGTCGGTATTTTGTTCTGCCCCAGGAATCCTCCCGGTAGCGGCCGCCTTTTCTTCGCTGGTGAAAGTATTCCTGAATCATCGGCTCCTGGATGAATCAAAAGCCCGTGTCTCTGTTTTTGATCACGGGTTTCTTTATGGTGATGGTGTTTACGAAACCGTCCGCGCCTACGACGGACGGGTTTTCCGCTGGGAAGAACACTCCCGCCGCCTCCGCCAATCCGCCCGCCGGATTGCGCTCCGCTGCCCCTGGTCTTCCGCTGAATTGCTACAAGCCGTTAGAAAGGTCCTACGCGCGAACCATCAGCCGGATGCGTCGGTACGGATCACCCTGTCCCGCGGGCCCGGACCGCTTGGTCTTGATCCGGAACAATGCCCCCGGCCGACGTTGGCCATTCTCCTCCATCCCTATCGCGCGCTCGAAGCGCTTTGGAAAACCGGGATCTCCATCGGGATTGTCCGCGTCCGGCGGAATCATCCGGACTGCCTGGATCCGCAGATCAAATCCAATAATTCGCTCAATACCATCCTGGCAAAGATCGAAGCGCAGCGAATGAAGGTCTTCGAGGGGATTTTGACCAATCTCGATGGGGATCTGGCGGAAGGAACCATTTCCAATCTTTTTTACGTCCGGAAGGGATGTCTTTATACACCGGCGCTTTCCGGCGGCCTGCTGGAGGGGATCACGCGCCGGATCATTCTCCAACTGGCCCGCCAGATGAAGCTCCCGGTCCGGGAAGGTCGCTGTCGGCCGCCGGATCTACAGAAAGCGCAGGAGATCTTTATCTCCAGCACAACCCTGGAAGTGATGCCGGTGATTTCCGTGGCGCAGTACAAGGAGTCCCGCGGAACCGCGATTCGCCGGTTCCGTGTCGGCGCCGGGTGTCCCGGTCCTGTGGCGCGGGAGCTCCACCGGCGTCTGCGTTTGCAGATCGCGCGGGAGCTGAAGCTGCCACGCCCAACGTCATTCCCCCCGGTAGTTGGGGGGGAATCCATCCTGCCGTCATTGGTATGAGTGGATCCCCCGCACCGTCCTCCTGTCGAATCGAACAGTCGGTGCGGCCCCGTCAAAGAGAACGTCACCGGGAGGTCGGGGCCGCCAGAGTCCGCGGGGGATGACAATCAGAAATGAAGGGTTTGCTATAATTCGAATCTATGGTTAATACGTCGAAGCTTAAATTAGGCCTTCCCAAGGGAAGCCTGCAGGAAGCCACCCTCGAAATTTTCAAGCGGGCCGGCATCCGGGTCTATGCCTCGGATCGATCCTATTTCCCGACCTCCGATGACGACGAATTGGAGATCATGCTGGTGCGTTCGCAGGAAATGGCGCGCTACGTGGCGGACGGCGCTTTTGACGCCGGCCTGACCGGTCATGACTGGGTCATGGAATCCGGTGCCCAGGTGCATGAGATCTGCGAATTGCTTTATGCGAAAAGCGGTTTCCGCCCGGTCCGGTGGGTGCTGGCGGTTCCGAATGACTCTCCGATCAAGTCCGTCAAAGACCTGGAAGGAAAGCGCATCGCCACCGAGCTGGTCGGTGTCACGAAAAAATATCTTGAGAAACACGGCGTGAAAGCGGACGTGGAGTTTTCCTGGGGCGCGACGGAGGCCAAAGCCGGGTTTCTGGTGGATGCCATCGTCGAACTGACGGAAACCGGGAGTTCTCTACGGGCGAACAAACTGCGGATCGTCGATGATCTCCTGACGTCCAGTACCCGGTTTATCGCCAATGGGACTGCCTGGAAGGACCCCTGGAAGCGCGAGAAAATGGAAAATATCGCGATGCTGCTGCAGGGAGCGCTGGCCTCGGAAGGCATGGTCGGGCTCAAAATGAATGTGGAACAGAAAAACCTTGAGAACCTGATGAAGCTTCTGCCGGCGCTCAAGCGCCCGACGATTTCAGCGCTCAGCGAAACCGGCTGGTCCGCGATTGAAGTGATCATTGAAGAAAAGATGGTGAAGCGCCTGATCCCGCAGCTCAAGCGGGCCGGGGCGCAGGGAATCATTGAGTACCCGCTGAACAAGGTGATCCCGTAATACGTCATTCCCGGCAGCCACTGGCCGGGAATCTATCCTGCCGTACAGCATGATGGATCCCCCGCCAGAGACCGCGGGGGATGACAGGTTGTTGGACCCCGTGAGGCTATGAAACGACTTCTCCCTTTCGTCATTGCCCTTGTCCTGCTGATCGGCGGTCTTGTTGGTCTTTCCCTCCTGTTCCATCCTGAAAGCCATCGCGCGGACGTGTCCCGGTATTTATCCCGCCATCTGGGGCATCCGGTCCAGATTGGGAAGCTCGAAGCCCTCTTTTTTCCGCCCTGCCTCCGGCTGCAGGATGTGACGGTTCTTCAGGCCACGGGGACTCCGTTATTCCATGTGAAGCAAATTGATGCCCTGCTGGATTGGCCCAGTCTCTTCCAGGCCCGGTTTGTTCCTTCCGGGTTGACGTTTAATCAGTGGACTCTCTTTACGCATCGCCGGGCCAATGGCACATGGGATTATGACGAATGGCTGGGAGCCGGCTTCCAGGGGGACGGATCGGACGCCTGGCCGCTGCGGACCCTCGCCTTTCAAAAAGGCGAATGGCAATGGAGCGCTTCCGATGAGTCCGGGCCGCAGGAACTGCTGTTGAAGGATATGGACGTGAGCTTCGACCGGAATCGACAGACGGCTCGAGCCAGCGGGAGCCTGACCATGGCGACCCCGGTCACGTTCATGTTCGAAGGGAAAGGGCAGTTTTTTTCTCAACTCAAATGGTCGGGGGAGCTTCGTCTGGCCGAAGCCGGGCGCCAATGGATTTTGAAGATGACGGGAAGCCCCGGCGCGATCGATGTCAACGGACAATCGTCCGAATGGCGGCTGGATAACGCGTATGCCTTCGCTAAGTTTTATATTCATTGGCCCGGGTGGGCGGTGGAA
Coding sequences within:
- the hisG gene encoding ATP phosphoribosyltransferase, yielding MVNTSKLKLGLPKGSLQEATLEIFKRAGIRVYASDRSYFPTSDDDELEIMLVRSQEMARYVADGAFDAGLTGHDWVMESGAQVHEICELLYAKSGFRPVRWVLAVPNDSPIKSVKDLEGKRIATELVGVTKKYLEKHGVKADVEFSWGATEAKAGFLVDAIVELTETGSSLRANKLRIVDDLLTSSTRFIANGTAWKDPWKREKMENIAMLLQGALASEGMVGLKMNVEQKNLENLMKLLPALKRPTISALSETGWSAIEVIIEEKMVKRLIPQLKRAGAQGIIEYPLNKVIP
- a CDS encoding aminotransferase class IV: MKVFLNHRLLDESKARVSVFDHGFLYGDGVYETVRAYDGRVFRWEEHSRRLRQSARRIALRCPWSSAELLQAVRKVLRANHQPDASVRITLSRGPGPLGLDPEQCPRPTLAILLHPYRALEALWKTGISIGIVRVRRNHPDCLDPQIKSNNSLNTILAKIEAQRMKVFEGILTNLDGDLAEGTISNLFYVRKGCLYTPALSGGLLEGITRRIILQLARQMKLPVREGRCRPPDLQKAQEIFISSTTLEVMPVISVAQYKESRGTAIRRFRVGAGCPGPVARELHRRLRLQIARELKLPRPTSFPPVVGGESILPSLV
- a CDS encoding DUF1015 domain-containing protein; this encodes MVQIAPFKAVRYNADQISKSSDVIAPPYDVIREPEHKRLLKRHPNNIVRVELPAAAETQDRYAVAAEIWKRWQEKGVLTPDSEPAFYGYEQRFSAGGKKYVRRGFFAALFLETPGVGHVRPHERTFPKHKEDRLHLMRATHANISPIFGIFMDRKRKAQALLARRMRQKPTVSAKGDKGVKHRLWRWSDAEAIKILTGALRAEDVLIADGHHRYETAWNYAQERGGLPGAYSGQDAYRYVMTFLCPLEDHGLVIQPTHRLVRWQAPWDEWKKQIEQSFVIQPIAGLQKMISRLQSPREKTSLGLVFEGGKLFWLKARSRAVALPVVPLHEEILKDVPLEKISYLQDPKEVAQSVRNGQANAAFLLPPPDKDAFARLCKAGQRLPQKSTYFYPKLATGFVMRSLDGEA
- a CDS encoding anthranilate synthase component I family protein — encoded protein: MYPSFNQFARWASQYRAVPIWIEPELPGTDLLDWVHSLAGAQQRFFFLHSASAGTQARYSYIALDSPRYSVELDDQALVLRYHADNGARQDALKIGNPYQRFHDWFRLFTGPRVDGLPPFWGGAVGYLGYESAQYVDPKLKSLFSARPKAQSLALEHFGDLEFGVFDAVAIVDHARGRLWIVHTLLLPEARTLSPNQLERIYRQAQDRLRRYAIKLQRAVHQPRAWGTFHTGDICSNCSEAAYRLMVRRAKGLIAAGDIYQGNLSHVFSSTWEGDPWSLYRQLSAINPSPYAALWRSGSRWMLSASPELLLRQEADHVETRPIAGTYPREFPSDDRQVAQTLLRDTKERAEHIMLVDLERNDLGRVCQSPSVQVSEALTQEIYSHVVHLVSDVRGRLAPNKTWLDTLRACFPGGTITGCPKLRAIEVLHKLEPHRRGPYTGSLGWIGFNGDITFNILIRTFFMDKGRMSFAVGAGIVADSDPLREYHETLYKAQALLQALQEQGAIKPPPTKLL
- a CDS encoding AsmA-like C-terminal region-containing protein, whose protein sequence is MKRLLPFVIALVLLIGGLVGLSLLFHPESHRADVSRYLSRHLGHPVQIGKLEALFFPPCLRLQDVTVLQATGTPLFHVKQIDALLDWPSLFQARFVPSGLTFNQWTLFTHRRANGTWDYDEWLGAGFQGDGSDAWPLRTLAFQKGEWQWSASDESGPQELLLKDMDVSFDRNRQTARASGSLTMATPVTFMFEGKGQFFSQLKWSGELRLAEAGRQWILKMTGSPGAIDVNGQSSEWRLDNAYAFAKFYIHWPGWAVESDKRAVLHDWKTHFVWMASSMTFYHTASLGDGLMEVKGQVSAEVGDSVLSLRAGAQDLPLQTLFPMAGGLDLDGKLTGFINDFKISLSSRSWSSLSGNGVAEIKNGTLRFPPATLKSLAKAHTLAYFRKKVRDFDEKGLPFTFASADWKASDGMVVLDNGVLKGAGIQAALAGKIDAARHGIDAFLRLQLQETSPALLKQLPKKYVYGAPRHERIQPIFGRVQGSWSEWMLRATPSKKIPAATQLKLRTALK